Proteins found in one Brevibacillus brevis genomic segment:
- a CDS encoding COR domain-containing protein — translation MQNKKSSINDDEERFENNFDIENFEDYYEEYDEYDEDDEDDENYEVDDFDIVQNIHSILPYERHYSTLTTSQVIDLINEAKEKRWKVLDLSECGLRELPTAIGMLTDLEILDLGNHGMLDGKIKSSINIFTTLPPEFGKLVNLKILSLYGTKIKFLPKEFSNLNNLATINLNGADFEEFPEELCQLKNLCNIAINDSFTYLPESISDLKNLERLYMPGAQITTLPESIGELTQLKELYLARSKLSYIPSSLAKLKNLIKFELGDSIITKNIPPEIFTQTPSQIIDYILHYQKDEAKIILNESKMIIVGQGGVGKTCLLNRIINDKFVEGASTEGIDIAQWCFESEGKEIRLNTWDFGGQEIYHSTHQFFLTKRSLYIFVWDARQEEEYGRIDYWLNTIQSFANDSPIIIVINKCDETRKNIKMIDITNLCTRFPQIVDCFYVSCLDNTNIDILREQIINEAKKLPLMETMWFSSWVNVRLELEGLSKSKNIIDYQAYIEICSEHSIERDEADSLIKYLHDLGVVLHFHEDNILKNIIILSPDWGTDAVYKILDAQTNILKDRNGLLYYKDLPKIWNDRSKYPENTYPYILKLMENFQLSFVVENTNTYLVAELLDNTEKNTELIFQKETTLNFRYDYNFLPAGIMTRFIVKAHTYLIDVNGVKMCWRKGAYLQYKDAYCLVVLRDGITERYVDIKVSGKNQRNRRELLAIVRSTFEQIHLSIPKITFTEKVMCNCSTNCNYLHDFQYLIKLESNGILEERCKDSLNLVQIIMLLDGIHIKHERKFGMTEINISPIFNNSPIINTSSSASNINNITIEVKNTINELQGFVNELKDELKEIDPNCAQELNKIDSSIQKLDQAQTKEDIVKSGALNKIKRFFEEISDSESSTGKIISGVKNGYSILQDIAEKYNSIAEWCGSPVIPKVFLKTKK, via the coding sequence ATGCAAAACAAAAAAAGCAGTATTAATGATGACGAAGAAAGATTTGAAAATAATTTTGATATAGAAAATTTCGAAGATTATTATGAGGAATATGACGAATATGACGAAGATGACGAAGATGACGAGAATTACGAAGTAGATGACTTTGATATAGTTCAAAATATACATTCAATTTTGCCATATGAGCGTCATTATAGCACTTTAACCACTAGTCAAGTGATAGATTTAATAAATGAAGCAAAAGAAAAAAGGTGGAAAGTACTAGATCTTTCTGAATGTGGTCTAAGAGAGCTACCAACAGCGATTGGAATGCTTACAGATCTAGAAATTTTAGATTTGGGAAATCATGGAATGTTGGATGGGAAAATAAAATCTTCAATAAATATATTTACAACTTTACCACCTGAGTTTGGAAAATTAGTGAATCTCAAGATTCTAAGTCTATATGGTACCAAAATTAAGTTTCTACCAAAAGAATTTTCAAATCTTAATAATTTGGCTACGATAAACTTAAATGGTGCTGACTTCGAAGAATTTCCAGAAGAATTATGTCAATTGAAGAACTTATGTAACATAGCTATAAATGATTCTTTTACTTACTTACCAGAGAGTATTAGTGATTTGAAGAACTTAGAAAGACTGTACATGCCAGGCGCTCAAATTACAACCCTTCCTGAGTCAATTGGAGAACTTACCCAACTAAAAGAACTATATTTGGCAAGAAGTAAATTATCATACATTCCATCATCGCTTGCAAAATTAAAAAACCTTATTAAATTTGAACTTGGAGACTCAATTATTACGAAAAATATCCCCCCTGAAATTTTTACTCAGACTCCTAGTCAAATTATTGACTACATACTGCATTATCAAAAAGATGAAGCCAAAATAATTTTAAATGAGTCCAAAATGATCATAGTTGGACAAGGGGGAGTTGGTAAAACCTGTTTATTGAATAGAATAATAAACGATAAATTTGTGGAAGGGGCTTCAACAGAAGGAATTGATATTGCTCAATGGTGTTTTGAGTCTGAAGGAAAAGAAATTCGACTCAATACTTGGGATTTCGGTGGTCAAGAGATCTACCATTCCACACATCAATTTTTTCTAACAAAGAGATCACTTTATATTTTTGTCTGGGATGCTCGACAAGAAGAAGAATATGGTCGTATTGATTATTGGCTGAATACGATACAGTCTTTTGCAAACGACAGTCCAATTATCATAGTAATAAATAAATGCGATGAAACAAGAAAAAATATTAAAATGATTGACATTACTAATTTGTGTACAAGGTTTCCCCAAATAGTTGATTGTTTTTATGTGAGCTGTCTTGATAACACTAATATTGACATTTTGAGGGAGCAAATTATTAACGAGGCTAAGAAACTGCCACTGATGGAAACTATGTGGTTTTCATCTTGGGTGAATGTTAGACTTGAATTGGAAGGATTATCAAAATCTAAAAATATTATCGACTATCAGGCGTATATTGAAATTTGTTCGGAACATTCTATAGAAAGAGATGAAGCAGATAGCTTAATAAAATATCTTCACGATTTAGGCGTGGTTCTACATTTTCATGAGGATAATATTCTTAAAAATATAATTATTCTTAGTCCAGATTGGGGTACCGATGCAGTATATAAAATATTAGACGCCCAGACGAATATTTTGAAAGATCGTAATGGACTATTGTATTACAAAGATCTCCCGAAGATATGGAACGACAGGAGTAAATATCCTGAGAATACTTATCCGTACATACTTAAACTTATGGAGAATTTTCAGTTATCGTTCGTTGTTGAAAATACAAACACATATTTGGTGGCAGAACTATTAGATAATACAGAAAAGAATACTGAGTTAATTTTTCAAAAAGAAACCACTTTGAATTTTAGGTACGATTATAATTTTCTGCCAGCAGGAATAATGACTCGTTTTATTGTAAAGGCACATACATATTTAATTGATGTAAATGGTGTTAAAATGTGCTGGAGGAAAGGAGCATACCTTCAGTATAAAGATGCATATTGCTTAGTCGTGTTAAGAGATGGAATTACAGAAAGGTATGTAGATATCAAGGTAAGCGGTAAAAATCAAAGGAATCGTCGAGAACTTTTAGCTATTGTGAGAAGCACTTTTGAGCAAATACATTTAAGCATACCAAAGATAACATTTACCGAAAAAGTTATGTGTAATTGTAGTACAAACTGCAACTACCTTCACGATTTTCAATATTTAATAAAACTAGAGTCAAACGGAATATTAGAAGAGAGATGTAAAGATTCCTTAAATTTAGTACAAATTATCATGTTACTTGACGGGATACATATTAAGCATGAAAGGAAGTTTGGAATGACAGAAATTAATATTAGTCCAATATTTAATAACTCACCTATAATAAATACAAGTTCCAGCGCTTCAAATATTAACAATATAACAATAGAAGTTAAAAATACGATAAATGAGTTACAAGGTTTCGTTAATGAATTAAAAGATGAATTAAAAGAAATTGACCCAAACTGCGCTCAAGAGTTAAATAAAATTGACTCAAGCATACAAAAGCTTGATCAGGCACAAACAAAAGAAGACATCGTTAAATCTGGAGCATTAAATAAAATAAAAAGATTTTTTGAGGAAATTAGCGATTCAGAATCTTCAACAGGAAAAATAATAAGTGGTGTCAAAAATGGTTACTCAATACTACAAGATATAGCAGAAAAATACAATTCCATAGCAGAGTGGTGTGGCAGTCCGGTCATTCCAAAGGTCTTTTTAAAAACTAAAAAATGA
- a CDS encoding gamma carbonic anhydrase family protein: MLLLSFENIQPKIHPTVFLAKGSVVSGDVEIGEDSSIWYNTVIRGDIAPTVIGKRVSVQDNSTLHQSPNNPLILEDEVTVGHNAVLHSCVVRRGALIGMGAIVLDRAEIGEEAMVAAGALVPPGMKVPPRSLVVGNPAKVKRELNEEDLKEFVRIRQSYVDKGKMYRQLEESPLERE, from the coding sequence ATGCTGCTCTTATCATTTGAAAACATCCAACCGAAGATTCACCCTACGGTTTTTCTTGCAAAAGGCTCCGTCGTTTCTGGCGATGTCGAAATTGGCGAGGATTCTTCTATTTGGTACAACACCGTCATCCGCGGGGACATCGCTCCGACCGTCATTGGAAAACGCGTCAGTGTCCAAGACAACAGCACCCTGCATCAAAGCCCAAACAACCCGTTGATCCTTGAAGACGAGGTGACTGTAGGACATAACGCTGTTTTACATAGCTGCGTGGTACGTCGCGGCGCATTGATTGGAATGGGCGCGATCGTGCTGGATCGTGCGGAAATCGGAGAAGAAGCGATGGTTGCTGCGGGTGCACTCGTTCCTCCAGGCATGAAGGTGCCACCTCGCTCGCTTGTTGTTGGCAACCCAGCAAAAGTAAAACGTGAACTCAACGAGGAAGACTTAAAAGAATTCGTGCGCATTCGCCAATCATATGTGGATAAAGGCAAGATGTATCGCCAACTGGAAGAAAGCCCGCTCGAACGGGAGTAG
- a CDS encoding iron-sulfur cluster biosynthesis family protein produces MITITPTAAVRLAQMIAEESDAEQLGIRLVPTTTGCGSYTYSIAITEADKHDLDQEISGIRFFYQTHEIDKLSGTVIDCDPATGRFSIFHPRPMQTDCSLTH; encoded by the coding sequence ATGATAACCATTACTCCAACTGCGGCAGTACGTCTTGCACAAATGATCGCGGAGGAATCGGATGCTGAACAGCTCGGAATCAGACTCGTCCCGACTACGACGGGTTGTGGCAGCTATACATATAGCATCGCCATTACGGAAGCGGACAAACATGATCTCGACCAAGAAATAAGTGGGATTCGTTTCTTTTATCAAACACATGAGATTGACAAGCTCTCCGGGACGGTCATCGACTGCGATCCTGCAACTGGCCGCTTCTCCATTTTCCATCCGCGCCCAATGCAAACAGATTGCTCGCTTACTCATTGA
- a CDS encoding S-layer homology domain-containing protein → MQKEKNRASKDLKKLLATAVLAGSLALPGTGWAATALPFSDIGGNVNKDAILKLNYAGVLKGYTDGTFKPYKEVTRAEFAKVAVLALGYTDAQAKLLQGKTVFKDLPADHWATGYINLAVSQGIIKGYPDGTFKPNNNVKIAEALTVYVQGLKIDVRPSASSEWYIPYLLEADRAGIYDAKETPTAAAPRDIVAKYTDRFMETPVYANGAYYDKDGNAKGTNQKLQVVKGAVASYDKSGKKLKLVGQNKEIELADSAQVYGNLVVGAQVEYITKNGRVAFLTVVTSDSEIVEGIVKTGLNFTTAVGDEKKFKAIVNGREVVLEVEDGVNVSRSHIGQKFVAVVGDNGKIKSITISDNTTKGIVEKVSSVSGSNSKKELRVDGTTYTLDSKATIKGKAHPEAKATSASFSDIEKDDLVELTLNVDGKVSELVYTKLSYTDTITVDTDKNLIRVGGVNYEVHEDTELFVDEDEVDELDELTSGQIAVLSFDKNGNLVKVEQGVGAATNKLVSDTTAYAPGKLATVKIDGKIYDILTNAKLTVDGSSVSPTTIKTDQFNDHRILTWKYNVGTNDIVELALEKQTVKGYVTKKSGSKITVNGKVYELLSGVTIDSDAASNDKEYTLTLNNAGKVKAVTGAPRKVSGVVDSVEVRNDDGKVTSAKVEVNGKTYDVTDEDAIEDVDQFEYVTLTLDRDGDVIAASVSGKLAKENVRFVGIESRVNKDKYVFFDDVSTSLKMTEDAKIKYYNGNDLKESDLSSKDKVDLWTNDQGHVYAIVVAKR, encoded by the coding sequence TTGCAAAAAGAAAAGAATCGAGCAAGCAAGGATCTCAAAAAATTATTGGCGACAGCGGTTCTGGCAGGCTCGCTTGCATTGCCGGGTACCGGATGGGCTGCTACGGCACTGCCATTCTCCGACATCGGGGGAAATGTGAACAAAGACGCGATTCTGAAATTGAATTATGCGGGTGTTCTGAAAGGTTATACCGATGGCACATTCAAACCGTATAAAGAAGTGACGAGAGCAGAGTTCGCCAAAGTTGCGGTCCTGGCACTCGGATACACAGATGCGCAAGCAAAGCTTCTGCAAGGAAAGACTGTATTTAAAGATCTGCCAGCAGATCATTGGGCAACAGGATACATTAATCTTGCGGTATCCCAAGGCATCATCAAGGGATATCCAGATGGAACCTTCAAACCGAACAACAATGTAAAAATTGCGGAAGCGTTGACTGTTTACGTTCAAGGCTTGAAGATTGACGTTCGTCCATCAGCCTCTAGCGAGTGGTACATCCCGTACTTGCTGGAAGCGGACAGAGCAGGTATTTACGATGCAAAGGAAACGCCGACAGCAGCAGCTCCGCGTGATATCGTCGCGAAGTACACGGATCGTTTTATGGAGACGCCTGTATACGCAAACGGCGCATACTACGACAAAGATGGCAATGCAAAAGGAACCAATCAGAAGCTGCAAGTAGTGAAGGGCGCAGTCGCTTCTTATGACAAGTCTGGCAAAAAGCTGAAACTAGTCGGACAAAACAAAGAAATCGAATTGGCTGATTCCGCGCAAGTATACGGCAATCTGGTCGTAGGCGCGCAAGTGGAATACATCACGAAAAACGGGCGAGTGGCTTTCCTCACTGTTGTTACTTCTGACTCCGAAATCGTGGAAGGAATCGTGAAGACTGGCCTTAATTTTACAACGGCTGTAGGCGATGAGAAGAAATTCAAGGCAATCGTCAATGGTAGAGAAGTCGTATTGGAAGTAGAAGATGGCGTGAATGTAAGCCGTTCTCACATCGGTCAAAAGTTTGTGGCAGTCGTTGGAGACAATGGCAAGATCAAGTCCATCACGATCAGCGATAACACGACAAAAGGAATTGTGGAAAAAGTATCTTCCGTGAGCGGTTCCAACTCGAAGAAAGAGCTGAGAGTAGACGGCACGACCTACACGCTGGATTCCAAAGCAACGATCAAAGGTAAGGCACATCCAGAGGCAAAAGCAACAAGTGCTTCGTTCTCTGACATCGAAAAAGATGACTTGGTTGAGCTGACACTCAATGTGGACGGCAAGGTATCTGAGCTTGTTTACACGAAGCTGAGCTACACAGATACGATCACCGTTGATACAGACAAAAATCTGATTCGCGTTGGCGGCGTCAATTACGAGGTGCATGAAGATACAGAGTTGTTCGTAGACGAAGACGAAGTAGATGAGCTGGATGAGTTGACGAGTGGTCAAATTGCAGTGCTTTCGTTTGACAAAAATGGAAATTTGGTAAAAGTAGAGCAGGGCGTAGGGGCAGCTACGAACAAGCTGGTCTCAGACACAACTGCGTATGCACCTGGTAAACTGGCAACAGTGAAAATCGACGGGAAAATCTATGACATCTTGACCAATGCGAAGCTGACTGTCGATGGCAGCTCCGTATCTCCAACAACGATTAAAACCGATCAGTTCAATGACCACCGTATTCTTACGTGGAAATACAACGTCGGCACGAATGACATTGTGGAGCTGGCTTTGGAAAAGCAAACCGTAAAAGGATACGTGACGAAAAAATCCGGTTCCAAAATTACCGTGAACGGGAAAGTGTATGAGCTCTTGTCCGGTGTAACGATTGACAGCGATGCAGCATCCAACGACAAAGAGTACACGCTGACACTCAACAACGCTGGCAAAGTAAAAGCAGTTACAGGTGCGCCTAGAAAAGTAAGCGGCGTGGTTGACTCTGTTGAAGTCCGTAACGATGACGGCAAGGTGACCTCCGCAAAGGTAGAGGTTAATGGTAAGACGTACGATGTAACGGATGAGGATGCGATTGAAGACGTCGATCAATTTGAGTACGTAACATTGACCCTTGATCGTGATGGCGATGTCATTGCTGCTTCCGTCAGTGGAAAGCTGGCGAAGGAAAACGTGCGTTTCGTCGGAATTGAATCCCGTGTGAACAAAGACAAATACGTATTCTTCGATGACGTATCGACGAGCTTGAAGATGACAGAAGATGCAAAGATCAAATACTACAACGGTAATGACTTGAAAGAAAGCGATCTTTCCTCCAAGGACAAAGTGGATTTGTGGACAAATGATCAAGGTCATGTCTATGCCATTGTCGTAGCAAAACGATAA
- a CDS encoding monooxygenase: MHVDYEVIIVGGGPVGMMVAGELALAKVKVCVLERLKETTPYSRALTVHPRTLEILDIRGLKAKLLDRGKPISTGHFAALDTRLDFSVLDSSSNYTLIIPQHDTEKVLEEWAKSLGVEIRREVEVMAVHQDQHMVEVETSGPNGKAVLTALFVVGADGAASIVRKQAGIPFVGKNATFTAMQGDVVLKNPPESGAPSYFNERGLVMIVPLPKGMHRVVLIDSERMAVPKEEPVTLHELRASLLRILGDDFGISDPFWMTRFGNATLQAQRYREGRIFLAGDAAHIHFPAGGQGMNVGLQEAINLGWKLAGHLKGWAPDWLLDSYHTERFPINTALLTNTLVQSLLFGSSEFSPSVIALRNMVSDLLQIPEANYRLATQISAFNVQYESVGEMPPHVLNGRRFTELNLRLENGECQNAYELFHSGSFLLLHFGSDERLDDALDWSKYKHVHAVHASLANGAADWHDVHTALIRPDGYVAWAVPQEESNPIEAIRKGITHWCGHD; encoded by the coding sequence ATGCATGTCGATTACGAAGTGATTATTGTTGGTGGCGGACCAGTTGGCATGATGGTGGCTGGAGAGCTGGCGTTGGCTAAAGTGAAGGTTTGCGTACTTGAGCGTTTAAAGGAAACGACCCCGTACTCACGGGCGCTCACTGTCCATCCGCGCACACTGGAAATCCTGGATATACGCGGGTTGAAAGCGAAATTACTTGATAGAGGAAAGCCGATTTCGACGGGGCATTTTGCTGCGCTTGATACACGCTTGGATTTTTCGGTCTTGGACTCTTCTTCCAACTACACCCTGATTATTCCTCAACATGACACGGAGAAGGTGCTTGAGGAGTGGGCGAAAAGTCTAGGGGTGGAAATACGCAGAGAAGTGGAGGTAATGGCCGTACACCAAGATCAGCACATGGTTGAGGTTGAGACTTCCGGGCCGAATGGAAAAGCTGTGCTGACGGCACTTTTTGTGGTCGGCGCAGATGGCGCTGCCAGCATTGTCCGCAAGCAGGCAGGCATTCCGTTTGTCGGTAAGAATGCGACTTTTACGGCTATGCAAGGGGATGTTGTTTTAAAAAATCCGCCGGAATCAGGAGCTCCTTCCTACTTTAATGAACGAGGATTAGTCATGATTGTACCCTTGCCAAAAGGGATGCATCGGGTGGTGCTGATCGATTCGGAGCGAATGGCTGTGCCAAAGGAAGAACCAGTTACACTGCACGAACTGCGAGCAAGTTTGTTGCGTATTCTTGGAGACGATTTCGGGATTTCCGATCCGTTTTGGATGACTCGTTTTGGCAATGCGACCTTGCAAGCTCAGCGTTATCGAGAAGGACGGATTTTCCTGGCGGGAGATGCAGCGCATATTCATTTTCCAGCCGGAGGACAGGGGATGAACGTTGGCTTGCAAGAGGCAATCAACCTGGGGTGGAAGCTGGCAGGCCATTTAAAAGGCTGGGCACCGGATTGGCTGTTGGACAGCTATCATACGGAGCGTTTCCCCATCAATACCGCATTGCTAACGAATACACTGGTGCAATCACTGCTGTTCGGTAGTTCGGAATTCTCCCCATCTGTTATCGCTTTGAGGAATATGGTGTCCGACCTGCTGCAAATACCCGAGGCAAATTATCGGCTGGCTACCCAAATTTCTGCGTTCAATGTCCAGTATGAATCGGTTGGGGAGATGCCGCCGCATGTATTGAATGGTCGACGTTTTACAGAGTTGAATCTGCGTCTGGAGAACGGTGAGTGCCAGAATGCATACGAGCTTTTTCATTCTGGTTCCTTCCTCTTGCTGCATTTCGGCTCGGATGAACGATTGGACGATGCACTCGATTGGTCGAAATACAAGCATGTCCATGCAGTTCACGCTTCGCTTGCTAATGGAGCTGCTGACTGGCATGACGTGCATACAGCGTTGATTCGACCGGATGGATATGTCGCATGGGCGGTTCCCCAAGAGGAGTCTAATCCGATAGAAGCTATTCGGAAAGGAATCACCCACTGGTGCGGACATGATTGA
- a CDS encoding MarR family transcriptional regulator, producing MQSTELSKQRIIQLYIQLVTQQELRESKLTARMAEEMQKLEAEMGMKLNLTLSEIHFIACIGDHGPINVTTISEKVNLTKGSITRISKKLWKLDLIKRQQLVDNKKEVYYRLTAKGQKLYKIHHQLHQDIEQRFKSFLDKYTPEQLAFSRELLEDLLDWDF from the coding sequence ATGCAAAGCACAGAACTTTCCAAGCAGCGGATCATACAGCTTTACATACAGCTAGTCACGCAGCAAGAGCTGCGAGAAAGCAAATTGACTGCCCGAATGGCAGAAGAGATGCAGAAGCTGGAAGCCGAGATGGGGATGAAGCTAAACCTTACCCTATCGGAAATTCATTTCATTGCCTGTATCGGGGATCATGGTCCCATAAATGTCACGACGATTTCGGAAAAAGTCAATTTAACGAAAGGGTCCATAACACGGATCAGCAAAAAGTTATGGAAGCTTGATTTAATTAAAAGGCAACAGCTGGTTGATAATAAGAAGGAAGTGTACTATCGGCTAACCGCAAAGGGACAAAAGCTGTATAAGATTCATCACCAGTTGCATCAGGACATTGAACAGCGATTTAAGAGCTTTCTGGATAAATACACACCGGAGCAATTAGCATTTTCCCGGGAACTGCTGGAGGATTTGCTGGATTGGGATTTCTAA
- a CDS encoding aspartyl-phosphate phosphatase Spo0E family protein, which yields MKNIVEQLREQLVQLFLEKNDLLDDAVVELSQQLDQYILVIQSKMMQK from the coding sequence TTGAAAAACATTGTGGAACAATTACGCGAGCAACTGGTGCAATTGTTTTTGGAGAAGAATGATTTGTTGGATGATGCAGTCGTGGAATTAAGTCAGCAATTGGATCAGTACATCCTGGTAATTCAATCAAAAATGATGCAAAAATAA
- a CDS encoding TetR/AcrR family transcriptional regulator: MTMKKNEADPRVVRTRRLLQDAFDSLIQEKDFESITVRDIAERATVNRTTFYAHFVDKFEILEAKLMESFMTIINRRISGHEVLNEETIQSIFLGVCDFHKGLSTMCKRRYESLGPVFEIQIKEKIQTILLSFIDEDKMLSSPNAQFLINTASIMLSWGMYGAAYVWNNEGRLISAESFVKQTMPLVMNGAKELLG; this comes from the coding sequence ATGACAATGAAAAAGAATGAAGCTGATCCTCGTGTGGTACGTACACGGCGACTCCTTCAAGACGCTTTCGATTCACTAATTCAAGAGAAAGATTTTGAATCGATAACCGTTAGGGATATTGCAGAGCGGGCTACTGTTAACAGAACGACTTTTTATGCGCACTTTGTAGATAAGTTCGAAATTCTTGAGGCCAAACTAATGGAATCATTTATGACTATCATAAATCGTAGAATAAGCGGTCATGAAGTATTAAATGAAGAAACAATTCAGAGTATTTTTCTGGGTGTATGCGATTTTCACAAGGGTCTAAGCACTATGTGTAAAAGAAGGTATGAATCGCTTGGACCTGTATTCGAAATTCAAATAAAGGAAAAAATTCAAACGATTCTTCTTTCCTTTATAGACGAAGACAAGATGCTATCGAGTCCAAACGCGCAATTCTTAATAAATACAGCTTCTATCATGTTAAGTTGGGGGATGTATGGGGCGGCTTACGTTTGGAACAATGAGGGGCGTCTAATTAGTGCGGAATCATTCGTTAAACAGACAATGCCCTTAGTGATGAACGGAGCCAAAGAACTGCTGGGATAG
- a CDS encoding nitroreductase family protein codes for MSISQPSQTMEYQPFFDVIQERRSVRSYNPEVKISREELAEILRQATLAPSAANLQPWRFLVIDAPELKQKLLPIAFNQQQVVEASAVVAVLGDLKNIRMAEKIYGQAVDAGFMPADTAKSMVKHYTGMYSSMPLEDIRQIAYTDGGLVSMQLMLVARAKGYDTVPIGGYDKQKFMEAFRISERYIPIMLIAIGKAAKPGHPTVRLAVDEVAFFNEMPKE; via the coding sequence ATGTCAATTTCACAACCATCGCAAACGATGGAGTACCAACCTTTTTTCGATGTTATTCAAGAACGCCGGTCGGTTCGTAGTTATAATCCCGAGGTCAAAATTTCGCGGGAGGAACTGGCCGAAATACTGCGGCAAGCCACGCTGGCTCCTTCAGCCGCTAACCTGCAGCCGTGGCGGTTTCTCGTTATCGACGCGCCGGAGCTGAAGCAGAAGCTGCTTCCGATCGCATTCAATCAACAGCAAGTGGTCGAAGCTTCGGCTGTCGTCGCCGTTCTTGGAGACCTCAAGAACATCCGGATGGCCGAGAAGATTTACGGTCAAGCTGTCGATGCGGGCTTCATGCCTGCGGATACGGCAAAATCGATGGTTAAACACTATACCGGCATGTATTCGAGCATGCCACTCGAGGACATCCGCCAAATCGCTTATACCGACGGCGGGCTAGTATCGATGCAACTCATGCTTGTCGCCCGCGCTAAAGGATACGACACGGTACCGATTGGCGGCTACGACAAACAAAAGTTCATGGAAGCTTTCCGCATATCAGAACGCTACATTCCGATTATGCTGATCGCCATCGGCAAGGCGGCGAAGCCCGGTCATCCGACTGTGAGGCTGGCAGTCGATGAGGTAGCTTTCTTTAACGAAATGCCTAAGGAATAA